ATAAAATTAATATTCCAAGCATGAATGCAAGTGAAGATGAGATATATAGTAAAGTTATCTCTATAAATACTAAAACAAACTTTCCCATTAAAATAAGATAAGTATGTGCTGCAGGCGAGTATAAATCATTAAAAGCCTCAGCCATTAAAGGAAAACTTAAAAATAAAATATTTAATGCAATTAAAAAAAATGAAAATATAGATATTAATAAATAAATATTCAAAGCTTTATATGGATTATATTTAGATTTATCCATTTCTTTTTTTACTATCTTTTCTAAACATTTAAAGCAGACTTCTTTTTCTCCTACTTTTTCTAAACTGGATTTAGGATAGATTTTATGACATTTGGAACATTTTCCTGTTGATTCTTTTATTTCCTGTTTAGCACCTTTCAAATTATTCACCTTCCATAATTTCGAGTGCTTTTTTAATGCTCATTCCAGGTCTTATACCTAAATCTTCTGCCCAAGTAGTAACACTTTTAACTTTTGCTTTTTCAAAGTCATCAAAAGATTTTACATTAGATACAAAACAAGCAATATCACCAAGTTTTTCTGCTGCTCCAAAATCAATATAAGTAGACGCCACGTATCCATGTTCTGCTTTGATTATTAGTAAGGGTATAGTTCCTAACTCCAATTTGAAACCTTTATACTTTTTATCCCCAAAACTAACTGTTTCTTCCGTAATATTTACTATTGAGGGATCAACCATTTAATACCTCCTTTATATTTCTTCTCTTCGTCTTGCAGCTTCTTTTTTCTTTTTTTCAAAAATTTTTCTATGTTTTGCACAACTTATACAATAAGTTTGTTTTTTTGTATACATCGCAGAATCTTGGTATGGATTTACGTAATCAT
Above is a genomic segment from Candidatus Micrarchaeia archaeon containing:
- a CDS encoding DUF1805 domain-containing protein, coding for MVDPSIVNITEETVSFGDKKYKGFKLELGTIPLLIIKAEHGYVASTYIDFGAAEKLGDIACFVSNVKSFDDFEKAKVKSVTTWAEDLGIRPGMSIKKALEIMEGE